TTTACAAATCATTGCGCCGAGATCCATAAATGCGTGATTCAAATGGGAAGGCGACGATCCGTATTGTCGCTGAAAGCGCGACCGCACGGTCGCGCCTACCGGGACATCGGCGCGAATAAGATTCGCGCTTTCATGGAGAAAAAGCGCATTTGCTCTCGGGATCACTCCTTTTTCCGTACACCCATACACGCGCTGGAACACTCTTCGTAAATTCGTATCGATCGCTGGGACAGCTTTTCCAAATGCGAAGCTCAGAATTGCAGCAGAAGTATATTCGGCAACACCTGGGAGGTTTATGAGAAGTAACTTTGATTTGGGAAATTTCCCGTGATGTCTCTCCACAAGCATTTTTGCAGACCTCAGCATATTTTTTCCACGAGAGTAAAATCCGAGCCCCTGCCAATACGGCAGAAATTCTTCCCAATTCGCATTTGCAAGATTGTAAATGTTTGGAAAACGTTTCAGGAATCGTTCGTAATAGTCGAGAACTCGAGAGACTTGTGTTTGTTGAAGCATAATTTCTGATACCCAAATTTTGTATGGATCAGAAGTTTTTCGCCATGGAAGATCACGCTTGTTTTTTTTATACCAAGTGAGCAAATCTTTTCGAAGATTTAAAAATTCGGACATAATCTCACAAAAAAGCGCATGTACTATGCCAAAAATCTCTCAGGACGTCCAAAAGAAACGCTCAGGAAACGTGAAGAGAAAAGGATTTTTTAGAGGAGAAGAGAACTTTTTTTTATTTTCGCCCAGATTTTCGTTTTTTAGCGAGAAGATGACGTCCTTTTCGTTTTATCGGAGCGCGCGATATTCTTTTCTTCTTAAATACTATTGGTGCCATAAAAAAATGGAAAAAGGATAGAAATAAATTTATTTTTTTGATGAGAAAAAATGTTTTTCAATTGCAGGAATATTCGTTATTTCCGTATTTCGGTGCTCTTCAGTTCTTTTTTCGGTCATTTTTTGCGTTAATATTTCATAAAATCTCCCTTTTTTTCTCATAAGTGCATCAAAAGTGCCCTCCTCTACAATTTTCTTCTCAAAGAGAACGATAATACGATCGGCTTTCTTGAGCGTTTCGAGATGGTGAGAGATAATAATGGTAGTTTTGTCTTTCGTAAAATCCTCAAGAGATTTGAGCACCAGGTGTTCTGATTCTGGATCAAGAGCAGAAGTCGCTTCATCAAAAATAAGGAGCGGCGGATTTTTGAGAATCGCTCTCGCAAGGGCTATTCGTTGAAGTTGGCCGCCAGAAAGGTTTGCATAATTTTGTGAAATAACTTCGTGATATTTTTTCGGAAGTCGCATAATAAAATCATGGGCGTACGCTTTTTGGGCCGCTTCAAATGCATTTTCGGGAGACGCATCCTTCGCTCCAAAAAGGATATTATCCATCACCGTTCCCTTCATAATAAAATGTCCCTGCTGAACTTCTCCGATTTGTCCTCTGAGTGATGCGATATCAATGTTGCTAATGTCCATATCATCGACAAATATTTTCCCCTTGATCGGGTCATAAAACCTCATGAGAAGTTTTGTGATCGTCGATTTCCCCATTCCGCTCGGTCCGATAAGAGCAATTTTTTCGCCCGCTCGTATGTGAAGACTAAAATTTTCGAGCACATTTTCTTTTGATTCGCTGTACGAGAAGGTAATATTTTCAAATCGGATATCTCCTTTTTTAATGGGAAATTGAACACCCTCCTCAGTTCGAAATGCCTCCTCTCTTTCATCAAGAATATCAAAAATTCTTCGGAGAGAAACTTTGCTTTTTTGCATCTCGAGATAGGTATTTGAAAGACTATCAATTGCTATAAAAAGCATTGCGGAGATGCTATTAAACGCCACCAAAGTTCCGATACTGAGTTGTTTGTGAATCACGAGATATCCTCCATACCCAAATACAATAAAAACGGTAACGCTCTTAATTGCGCTCACCAAGCTTTGAGAAAAAATGTACACATTGAGAAATTTGAGTACCGATGTAATATATTTTTGCAAAATCTGCCCGATTTTTGTTTTTTCAAAAGTTTCGAGAACAAAGGATTTGACGAGATAGAGATTTTCAAGCGCGTCTTGATAATTCTCGATGCTTTTGTCATAATTTTTCATGAGAGCTTCATACCGAGTATCAATTGTTTTCTTGAATTTTTCCGTGGTAAGAATGTAGAAGGGGAGCAGGAGAATGCAGAGAAGTGCCATATTCACGTGCATAGAGAGGAGAATTGCGCTCACCACCAGGAGTTTCAAAATATCGAGTACAATTCCAATAAGAGATTCATACATCACACTGTAGAGCTGATCGACATCGTTGGTAAGCTTGGAAACAAATTGTCCTGTTTGATGTTCGTGGAGATATTTCACGGGGAGATGCTCGATCTTTTCAAAGAGCC
This portion of the Candidatus Peregrinibacteria bacterium genome encodes:
- a CDS encoding A/G-specific adenine glycosylase; this translates as MSEFLNLRKDLLTWYKKNKRDLPWRKTSDPYKIWVSEIMLQQTQVSRVLDYYERFLKRFPNIYNLANANWEEFLPYWQGLGFYSRGKNMLRSAKMLVERHHGKFPKSKLLLINLPGVAEYTSAAILSFAFGKAVPAIDTNLRRVFQRVYGCTEKGVIPRANALFLHESANLIRADVPVGATVRSRFQRQYGSSPSHLNHAFMDLGAMICKSRTPECEICPLQNYCHFFQSGKRGDFTKKLLSLPRKKILSAKIPMEVAVACIHQNGKYLIAKRQKRKGGRWEFPGGKRERGEDWRHCLKREIEEELGIEISVRPYFFETVWEEKEFFWRLRFFRCQILKGIPKCIEHEKIQWISPSDFKKYTFPSGNAKAIERLQKMRMT
- a CDS encoding ABC transporter ATP-binding protein; translation: MKSSHSKKVLWRFFSFLKPYWKQGCIIGVFSVITLGLDLTTPLLMEYLIDTVILGEKYEQLMYVVFTFFLVSELPSVVFFLQRKVSAMTEENISRDVRLRLFEKIEHLPVKYLHEHQTGQFVSKLTNDVDQLYSVMYESLIGIVLDILKLLVVSAILLSMHVNMALLCILLLPFYILTTEKFKKTIDTRYEALMKNYDKSIENYQDALENLYLVKSFVLETFEKTKIGQILQKYITSVLKFLNVYIFSQSLVSAIKSVTVFIVFGYGGYLVIHKQLSIGTLVAFNSISAMLFIAIDSLSNTYLEMQKSKVSLRRIFDILDEREEAFRTEEGVQFPIKKGDIRFENITFSYSESKENVLENFSLHIRAGEKIALIGPSGMGKSTITKLLMRFYDPIKGKIFVDDMDISNIDIASLRGQIGEVQQGHFIMKGTVMDNILFGAKDASPENAFEAAQKAYAHDFIMRLPKKYHEVISQNYANLSGGQLQRIALARAILKNPPLLIFDEATSALDPESEHLVLKSLEDFTKDKTTIIISHHLETLKKADRIIVLFEKKIVEEGTFDALMRKKGRFYEILTQKMTEKRTEEHRNTEITNIPAIEKHFFSSKK